The stretch of DNA GATCGGCGTGGTGACGGCGGCGATCGGCGCTCCGTTCTTCCTGGTGGTGTTGCGACGGAGTCGGGGAGCGACGGTATGACGGAGTCGGAAGGTCCCGCGGCCGTCGTCTGCCGCGGTCTCGGGGCCTCGCGCGGGGGGATACCCGTGCTGTACGACGTCGACCTGGTGGTGCCCGCCGGATCGTGGGTGTCGCTGGTCGGGCCGAACGGGTCCGGCAAGACGACGTTGCTGTACGCGCTCGCCGGACTGGTCGAGGCGAGCGGGCGCCTCGACGTGATGGGCGTGCGGCCGCGGAGCTCACGTCGTCGGGAGATCGCGCGGACCGTGGCCCTGATGCCGCAGCGACCGGTGGTGCCCGAGGGGACCACCGTGCGCGCCCTCGTCGAGCTCGGCCGCACCCCGCATCTCTCCCGGTTCGGAACTCCGACCGCGCGCGACCGCACCGTGGTCGACGAGGTGATCGTGCGCCTGGACCTCGAAGATCTGGCGTATCGGGCGGCATCGGCGCTCTCCGGCGGCGAACTGCAGCGCGTCGTACTCGCCCGCGCACTCGCGCAGGAGCCTCGGGTGCTCCTCCTCGACGAGCCGACGAGTGCTCTCGACATCGGACATCAACAGCAGGTGCTCGACCTCGTCGACGATCTG from Gordonia humi encodes:
- a CDS encoding ABC transporter ATP-binding protein, whose amino-acid sequence is MTESEGPAAVVCRGLGASRGGIPVLYDVDLVVPAGSWVSLVGPNGSGKTTLLYALAGLVEASGRLDVMGVRPRSSRRREIARTVALMPQRPVVPEGTTVRALVELGRTPHLSRFGTPTARDRTVVDEVIVRLDLEDLAYRAASALSGGELQRVVLARALAQEPRVLLLDEPTSALDIGHQQQVLDLVDDLRGDRELTVIAAMHDLTSAAQYGQRLVLLDRGRIVADGAPAEVLTVDRLREVYGARVEILERSDGPAVLPLRSTGEKA